A genome region from Candidatus Paceibacterota bacterium includes the following:
- a CDS encoding glutamate-5-semialdehyde dehydrogenase, with product MTLNEQMTQLAQRAKAASRELSRLAAADKNGCLLAMADALEHAGAAIKESNALDMEVGANMGLSSAMLDRLKLDDKRIAAMARGLREVAALPDPVGRVLDDRVRPNGLKLQKISTPIGVVVIIYESRPNVTADAASLCFKSGNATILRGGKEALNSNLKIAAIMIEAGRRTLPAFPEHAVQVVPTTDRDAIKALLSLTQYVDLCMPRGGESLIRAVAECSKVPVIKHYKGVCHVYVDAAADLEMAREIALNAKVQRPAVCNAMETLLVDRKIAQAFLPAMAQRLGENKVQLRVDADAEAILRSEGRAPASQIRRATEQDWFTEYNDCILNVRVVDGVRQAIDHINHYGSAHSDSIVTRDEARARQFLREVDSATVYWNASTRFTDGGEFGMGAEIGISTDKIGARGPMGLAELTSYKWVGIGTGQVRA from the coding sequence ATGACGCTAAACGAGCAGATGACCCAACTGGCACAGCGGGCGAAGGCCGCCTCGCGCGAGTTGTCGCGGCTGGCCGCCGCTGACAAGAACGGCTGCCTGCTCGCTATGGCCGACGCGCTCGAGCATGCCGGCGCCGCCATCAAGGAGTCCAATGCGCTCGACATGGAGGTCGGCGCTAATATGGGCCTTTCCTCCGCCATGCTGGACCGCCTCAAGCTCGACGACAAACGCATCGCCGCCATGGCCCGGGGCCTGCGCGAGGTCGCCGCTCTGCCCGACCCGGTGGGCCGCGTGCTCGATGACCGCGTCCGCCCGAACGGCCTGAAGCTCCAGAAGATCAGCACGCCGATCGGCGTGGTCGTTATCATCTACGAGTCGCGCCCCAACGTCACCGCCGACGCCGCGAGCCTGTGCTTCAAGTCCGGCAACGCCACCATCCTGCGCGGCGGCAAGGAGGCCCTTAATTCCAACCTGAAGATCGCGGCGATCATGATCGAGGCGGGCAGGCGCACGCTGCCGGCTTTTCCCGAACACGCCGTCCAGGTCGTGCCCACGACCGATCGCGACGCCATCAAAGCGTTGCTATCGCTGACACAGTATGTGGATTTGTGCATGCCGCGCGGCGGCGAAAGCCTTATTCGCGCCGTGGCCGAGTGCTCGAAGGTGCCTGTCATCAAGCACTACAAAGGTGTCTGCCACGTCTACGTCGACGCTGCGGCCGATTTGGAGATGGCCAGAGAGATCGCCCTCAACGCCAAGGTGCAACGCCCCGCGGTGTGCAATGCCATGGAAACCTTGCTGGTGGACCGCAAGATCGCGCAAGCCTTCCTGCCGGCCATGGCACAGCGGCTGGGCGAGAACAAGGTCCAGTTGCGGGTGGACGCCGACGCGGAAGCCATCCTGAGGTCCGAAGGCCGGGCACCGGCCTCCCAAATCCGGCGCGCGACGGAGCAGGATTGGTTCACCGAGTATAACGACTGTATTCTCAACGTGCGAGTGGTGGACGGGGTGAGGCAGGCGATTGACCACATCAACCACTATGGCTCGGCCCACTCGGACAGCATCGTCACGCGGGATGAGGCCCGCGCGCGACAATTCCTCCGCGAGGTGGATTCCGCCACCGTCTATTGGAACGCCTCGACCCGCTTCACCGACGGCGGTGAGTTCGGCATGGGCGCCGAAATCGGCATCAGCACCGACAAGATCGGCGCGCGGGGCCCCATGGGACTGGCGGAGCTAACCAGCTACAAGTGGGTCGGGATTGGCACCGGACAAGTGCGCGCCTGA